The Lemur catta isolate mLemCat1 chromosome 8, mLemCat1.pri, whole genome shotgun sequence genome has a segment encoding these proteins:
- the ASB1 gene encoding ankyrin repeat and SOCS box protein 1, with translation MAEGGGPDGQAGLGSAGRNLKEWLREQFCDHPLEHCEDTRLHDAAYVGDLQTLRSLLQEESYRSRINEKSVWCCGWLPCTPLRIAATAGHGNCVDFLIQKGAEVDLVDVKGQTALYVAVVNGHLESAQILLEAGADPNGSRHHRSTPVYHASRVGRADILQALIRYGADVDVNHHLTPDAQPPFSRRLTSLVVCPLYISAAYHNLQCFRLLLQAGANPDFNCNGPVNTQGFYRGSPGCVMDAVLRHGCEAAFVSLLVDFGANLNLVKWESLGPESRGRRKVDPEALQVFKEARRIPRTLLGLCRVAVRRALGKHRLRLIPSLPLPDPVKKFLLYE, from the exons ATGGCGGAGGGCGGCGGCCCCGACGGGCAGGCCGGTCTGGGGTCCGCAG GTCGTAATCTGAAGGAGTGGCTGCGGGAGCAGTTTTGTGACCATCCGCTGGAGCACTGTGAGGACACGAGGCTCCACGATGCAGCCTACGTGGGGGACCTGCAGACTCTCAGGAGCCTGTTGCAAGAGGAGAGCTACCGGAG CCGCATCAATGAGAAGTCTGTCTGGTGCTGTGGCTGGCTCCCCTGCACGCCGCTGCGAATCGCAGCCACTGCAGGCCACGGGAACTGTGTGGACTTCCTTATTCAGAAGGGGGCCGAGGTGGATCTGGTGGATGTGAAGGGACAGACTGCCCTGTATGTGGCTGTGGTGAACGGGCACCTGGAGAGCGCCCAGATCCTTCTCGAAGCCGGCGCTGACCCCAACGGAAGCCGACACCATCGCAGCACCCCGGTCTACCATGCCTCTCGCGTGGGCAGGGCGGACATCCTGCAGGCCCTCATCAG GTACGGTGCTGACGTTGATGTCAACCACCACCTGACTCCTGATGCCCAGCCCCCTTTCTCCCGGCGTCTCACCTCCCTCGTCGTCTGTCCCTTGTATATCAGCGCGGCCTACCACAACCTCCAGTGCTTCCGGCTGCTCCTCCAGGCTGGAGCAAACCCCGACTTCAACTGCAATGGTCCCGTCAACACTCAGGGGTTCTACAGGGGCTCCCCTGGGTGTGTCATGGATGCCGTCCTGCGCCATGGCTGTGAGGCAGCCTTCGTGAGCCTGCTGGTAGACTTTGGAGCCAACCTGAACCTGGTGAAGTGGGAATCACTGGGCCCAGAGTCAAGAGGCAGAAGGAAGGTGGACCCTGAGGCCTTGCAGGTCTTTAAAGAGGCCAGAA GGATTCCCAGGACCTTGCTGGGTCTGTGCCGTGTGGCTGTGAGAAGAGCTCTTGGCAAACACCGCCTTCGTCTGATTCCCTCGCTGCCTCTGCCAGACCCTGTAAAGAAGTTTCTGCTTTATGAGTAG